From a single Tachypleus tridentatus isolate NWPU-2018 chromosome 6, ASM421037v1, whole genome shotgun sequence genomic region:
- the LOC143252080 gene encoding uncharacterized protein LOC143252080 isoform X1: MILKGLILIMCVLSAYGMFTFCVRFLGSNQRQCRLCTSIRSRLQNLVRTCGVEEGLPLSTNLTSDQATCILNACPNSVFGRFPAPGKKRSLAGGFDRFQSTNLEPDSSAQSAREVNVVNHFPDFIKSEDLSDETHGDTTELLAEPE; the protein is encoded by the exons ATGATCCTGAAGGGTTTGATACTAATAATGTGTGTGTTATCGGCCTATGGAATG TTTACCTTCTGCGTAAGATTTTTAGGCTCCAATCAGCGTCAG TGTCGTCTGTGCACAAGTATACGGTCACGACTTCAAAATTTG GTGCGGACTTGTGGTGTTGAAGAA GGCTTACCTCTGAGTACCAACCTTACAAGTGACCAAGCGACCTGCATACTAAATGCCTGTCCAAAC AGCGTGTTTGGACGCTTTCCTGCGCCGGGAAAGAAACGCAGTCTTGCAGGTGGTTTTGATCGCTTCCAATCGACTAACCTTGAACCGGATTCTTCTGCACAAAGTGCTCGTGAGGTCAACGTTGTTAATCATTTTCCAGACTTCATTAAAAGTGAAGATCTGTCAGACGAAACACATGGCGATACAACTGAATTACTCGCAGAACCTGAGTGA
- the LOC143252080 gene encoding uncharacterized protein LOC143252080 isoform X2, whose amino-acid sequence MILKGLILIMCVLSAYGMCRLCTSIRSRLQNLVRTCGVEEGLPLSTNLTSDQATCILNACPNSVFGRFPAPGKKRSLAGGFDRFQSTNLEPDSSAQSAREVNVVNHFPDFIKSEDLSDETHGDTTELLAEPE is encoded by the exons ATGATCCTGAAGGGTTTGATACTAATAATGTGTGTGTTATCGGCCTATGGAATG TGTCGTCTGTGCACAAGTATACGGTCACGACTTCAAAATTTG GTGCGGACTTGTGGTGTTGAAGAA GGCTTACCTCTGAGTACCAACCTTACAAGTGACCAAGCGACCTGCATACTAAATGCCTGTCCAAAC AGCGTGTTTGGACGCTTTCCTGCGCCGGGAAAGAAACGCAGTCTTGCAGGTGGTTTTGATCGCTTCCAATCGACTAACCTTGAACCGGATTCTTCTGCACAAAGTGCTCGTGAGGTCAACGTTGTTAATCATTTTCCAGACTTCATTAAAAGTGAAGATCTGTCAGACGAAACACATGGCGATACAACTGAATTACTCGCAGAACCTGAGTGA